A single region of the Latilactobacillus curvatus JCM 1096 = DSM 20019 genome encodes:
- a CDS encoding ABC transporter ATP-binding protein has protein sequence MREFNRAMKFFFHYLKRYKPSFAIILVMTVIATYLQVKAPEYIGDALNELVKYATKFQILKAQHLPTSGASKDAFVEVIVSLILFYVFSSAATLVSGAVFSRVNALSTNRMRIGLFNKLQKMQIKYFDRHSDGDILSRFTSDLDNIYNAMNQVLSQLVSGTALLIGLLIMMFRKDVQLAWVTIASVPISFILAWIIINKAQKYVNVQQDEVGKLNGYINEKITGQKVIITNSLQEETIDGFIEHNENVRKATLKGQIYSGMIFPLMQGMSLVNTAIVISYGSWLAVNGDIKKSIALGLVVTFVQYSQQFYNQIAQLSSSYSMIQLAITGARRVNEVFDEDDEVRPTDGVQFEGIERSVTMEHVDFSYLPGKQILHDVNIEVDKGQMIALVGPTGSGKTTVMNLMNRFYDVDQGAVKIDDIDIREMDLDALRSHVGIVLQESVLFSGTIRDNIVFGKPDATDEEVVAAAQQAHIHDFIMTLDDGYQTAVSEEDNIFSTGQKQLISIARTIITGPALLILDEATSNVDTVTESHIQKAMDNVIQGRTSFVIAHRLKTILNADRIIVLKDGRIIEEGSHQELLDEKGFYAELYNNQFVFE, from the coding sequence ATGCGAGAATTTAACCGAGCAATGAAGTTCTTTTTCCATTATCTAAAGCGGTATAAACCTTCTTTTGCAATCATCCTCGTGATGACTGTGATTGCGACTTATCTTCAGGTGAAAGCACCCGAATATATCGGGGACGCGCTCAATGAGTTAGTCAAATATGCAACGAAATTTCAAATTTTAAAAGCCCAACATTTGCCAACCAGTGGGGCATCTAAAGACGCCTTCGTAGAGGTGATTGTATCGTTGATTTTATTCTACGTCTTTAGTTCAGCAGCGACGTTGGTATCAGGCGCGGTTTTCTCACGCGTCAACGCGTTATCAACCAACCGGATGCGGATTGGGTTATTCAATAAGCTCCAAAAAATGCAGATTAAATATTTCGACCGTCATTCAGATGGCGATATTCTCAGCCGCTTTACGAGTGACTTAGATAATATTTACAATGCGATGAATCAAGTGTTGAGCCAACTTGTATCAGGCACGGCGCTCTTAATTGGTTTATTGATTATGATGTTTAGAAAAGATGTGCAGCTCGCTTGGGTGACAATTGCTTCCGTCCCAATTTCATTCATCCTTGCTTGGATCATCATTAATAAAGCGCAAAAATACGTTAATGTGCAACAAGATGAAGTCGGGAAACTCAATGGCTACATTAACGAAAAAATCACGGGCCAAAAAGTGATTATTACTAACAGCCTTCAAGAAGAAACGATTGATGGCTTCATTGAACATAATGAAAATGTCCGCAAGGCGACTTTAAAAGGTCAGATTTATTCTGGGATGATCTTTCCGTTGATGCAAGGGATGTCGTTGGTGAATACCGCAATTGTGATTTCCTATGGTAGCTGGTTAGCGGTGAACGGTGACATTAAAAAGTCGATCGCTTTGGGCTTAGTTGTAACATTCGTTCAATATTCACAACAATTCTATAACCAGATCGCACAACTTTCATCGAGTTACAGCATGATTCAATTGGCAATTACCGGTGCCCGCCGAGTGAATGAAGTGTTTGATGAAGACGATGAAGTGCGTCCAACCGACGGTGTGCAATTTGAGGGCATTGAACGCTCCGTGACCATGGAACATGTCGACTTTAGCTATTTACCAGGTAAGCAAATTTTGCATGATGTGAATATCGAAGTGGATAAGGGCCAAATGATTGCGTTGGTTGGTCCAACTGGTTCTGGGAAGACAACCGTCATGAACTTGATGAATCGGTTCTATGATGTTGATCAAGGCGCAGTCAAGATTGATGACATTGATATCCGTGAAATGGATTTGGATGCATTACGCTCGCACGTCGGCATCGTGTTGCAAGAATCCGTGCTTTTCTCAGGAACGATTCGCGACAACATTGTCTTCGGGAAACCCGATGCAACAGATGAAGAAGTGGTGGCAGCTGCCCAGCAAGCCCATATTCATGACTTCATTATGACGTTAGATGATGGTTATCAAACGGCTGTCAGTGAAGAAGATAACATCTTCAGTACCGGTCAGAAACAATTGATCAGTATCGCTCGGACGATTATCACCGGTCCAGCGCTCTTAATTTTGGATGAAGCGACAAGTAACGTCGATACGGTGACTGAAAGTCATATCCAAAAAGCGATGGACAACGTCATCCAAGGCCGAACCAGTTTCGTGATTGCCCATCGTTTAAAGACGATTCTCAATGCGGATCGCATTATCGTCCTCAAAGACGGTCGCATCATCGAAGAAGGCAGTCACCAAGAATTACTAGACGAAAAAGGCTTCTACGCCGAACTGTACAACAATCAGTTTGTATTTGAATAG
- a CDS encoding ATP-binding domain-containing protein, translating to MRTSYRSSGAITTLFSQLFTDLTDVHAVQPAGKRPTTICATDFNDYLTQIQAQIDQLPTDQTLAIITPAGDFDERLTGLKNVHHLSTETTNLPETGAFTLPLTLAKGLEFDNVLLYDLTNNYYTEPTVGHNRLYTAISRATHQLTLSALGKLPVELNGQ from the coding sequence CTGCGCACAAGTTACCGCTCATCCGGTGCAATCACGACGTTATTTAGTCAACTATTCACCGATTTAACAGATGTCCATGCCGTTCAACCAGCAGGCAAGCGGCCAACGACGATTTGTGCGACTGATTTTAACGACTACCTCACCCAAATCCAAGCTCAGATTGACCAACTACCAACTGACCAAACCTTAGCCATCATCACGCCTGCTGGTGACTTTGACGAGCGGTTAACTGGCCTCAAAAATGTCCACCACTTATCCACAGAAACGACGAATCTCCCCGAAACCGGCGCCTTCACTTTACCGCTGACGCTGGCTAAAGGGTTAGAATTTGATAACGTTTTGTTGTACGATCTGACTAACAATTATTATACCGAGCCAACTGTCGGCCACAACCGCCTCTATACCGCCATTTCGCGGGCAACGCATCAATTGACGCTCAGCGCACTGGGCAAGTTGCCGGTTGAATTAAATGGCCAATAA